The following is a genomic window from Victivallis lenta.
GGAACAGGAAAAATCTTGTCATTCATTGGGCTGAGTATGGAAAATCCATCTTCTGGGAAAATTGCAATGAAACAATCTTTTTCCCGAACTCGTGCCCGAATTCGATCCAGTAACGGCATCAGTAACACCTCCAGTCGACGACCAGCGCGGTAACCGCATCAGTTCCATCATTGAGTGTATCGTCCGGATCGGCTGTATCTCTGGCAATAGCGATCCGCCCGCTCAAGGGGGAAGATGGTGCGAGTGAACAGCGTGTTGCAGTTGCATTGACCGGAACCGTGAAACGTTCGGAGCCATGCGTCAGGACAACATTGCCGGTTATATCAGGATTGGCGGAAACAAGCCACAGCTCAATTCGGGAGATTTCTTCGGCAAAGTATCCGGAAAGCTCCATGGTATTGTTTGTATCAAGATACGCAACGACACCGTAAGTATCATGAGCAAACACACGTTTTACCAGGAATCGGTCAGCTTTCTCCCTGCTGACGTATGTCCGGGAACCGAGGCAGATGGCATTGGCATCTGTCAGGAAATAAACAGTTTCAGGATTCGGGGTTTCGATGGCATCATACTGGGCTTGCGTCAGTTTACAAAAAGTAATTCTGCTCATTGTGCAAGTCTCCTGATTTTATCAATGACCATTTTTGATGTAATGGCTTTCGAGCATTCGAATTTGTCCTTTGCCTCCTTTTTCCGGGGGCACCAGAGAAAATCGAAGTGGTTGAATTCACACCGCATGTCATTCCAGCATCCGTGACATACGGAAGGATTCAGCACCCGATACGGCGTGTAAAACTCATTGACCGGATCAGTAAATCCGGAAATCAGGATGACCGGGACATGGCAACACCACGCCAGCCAGGAAAGACCGGATGACAGGCCGATAAAAAATTCAGCGTCTTTGAGGAGGTTGATGCGTTCCTGCAATGGTCTGTCTCCTGTGAAATCTTCGCTTCCGTAGGGGATGTGATTCCAAACATAGTCCGATCCATACTCCGGCATTCTGTCAATGCAGAGGACGCGATACCCCTGTTCCTTCAGAAAGGCAACGACTTCGCGCCAGCCGGAAGGGTTGTTCCAGTATTTGCACTGGCTGGAAGCCTGTGACGCAAT
Proteins encoded in this region:
- a CDS encoding phage upper tail fiber protein; translation: MSRITFCKLTQAQYDAIETPNPETVYFLTDANAICLGSRTYVSREKADRFLVKRVFAHDTYGVVAYLDTNNTMELSGYFAEEISRIELWLVSANPDITGNVVLTHGSERFTVPVNATATRCSLAPSSPLSGRIAIARDTADPDDTLNDGTDAVTALVVDWRCY